From the genome of Ctenopharyngodon idella isolate HZGC_01 chromosome 23, HZGC01, whole genome shotgun sequence, one region includes:
- the gad2 gene encoding glutamate decarboxylase 2, which produces MASHGFWFLGAENAAGNGSQSPNTPRAWCQAAAQKFSGGIGSKLCALLNVGEAEKAAQAPVKAEDEPTAESCGCNKPCNCSKATACFSDLYSTDLLPALDGDAKTMNFLQEVVDILLAYIVESFDRSTKVIDFHYPNELLQRNNWELSDEPETLDDILISCRATLKYAIKTAHPRYFNQLSTGLDMVGLAADWLTSTANTNMFTYEVAPVFVLLEYVTLKKMREIIGWQDGRGDGIFSPGGAISNMYAMLLARYKMFPEVKEKGMSSVPRLVAFTSEHSHFSIKKGAAALGIGTESVICIKADERGKMIPSDLERRIIEAKQKGYVPFFVSATAGTTVYGAFDPLIAIADICKKHDIWMHVDGAWGGSLLMSRKHRWKLNGVERANSMTWNPHKMMAVPLQCSALLVREEGLMQSCNQMQACYLFQQDKHYDLSYDTGDKALQCGRHVDIFKLWLMWRAKGTIGFEAQIDKCLELSEYLYNKIKDREGYEMVFDGKPQHTNVCFWYLPPGVRYLEDKVEKMKRLHKVAPVIKARMMEYGTTMVSYQPQGDKVNFFRMVISNPAATFEDIDFLIEEIERLGQDL; this is translated from the exons ATGGCATCACACGGGTTTTGGTTTTTAGGTGCTGAAAACGCGGCTGGAAACGGCAGTCAAAGCCCGAACACCC CCAGAGCATGGTGTCAGGCGGCGGCCCAGAAATTCAGCGGAGGCATCGGCTCCAAATTATGTG CTCTGTTAAATGTCGGGGAGGCTGAGAAAGCAGCTCAAGCCCCAGTTAAAGCTGAAGATGAGCCTACAGCCGAGAGCTGCGGCTGTAATAAACCCTGTAACTGCTCCAAAGCCACCGCGTGTTTCTCTGATCTCTATTCAACAG ATCTGTTACCTGCATTGGACGGGGACGCGAAGACTATGAATTTTCTGCAGGAGGTTGTTGATATATTGCTGGCTTATATAGTGGAATCTTTTGACAGATCAACGAAAGTGATTGATTTTCACTATCCAAATGAATTGCTCCAAAGGAATAATTGGGAGCTTTCGGACGAACCCGAGACTTTAGATGATATTCTGATCAGCTGTCGCGCTACGCTAAAATACGCCATAAAAACTG CACACCCCAGGTATTTCAATCAGCTCTCCACTGGGTTAGACATGGTTGGCTTGGCTGCGGATTGGCTAACGTCCACTGCCAACACcaatat GTTCACCTATGAGGTGGCTCCAGTCTTCGTGTTGTTGGAGTACGTCACGCTGAAGAAGATGAGGGAGATCATTGGCTGGCAGGATGGCCGCGGTGATGGAATATTCTCCCCGG GTGGCGCCATTTCCAACATGTATGCCATGCTACTGGCTCGCTATAAAATGTTCCCTGAGGTGAAGGAGAAAGGAATGTCATCCGTACCTAGACTGGTGGCCTTCACATCTGAACAT AGCCATTTTTCAATCAAGAAAGGAGCAGCCGCACTTGGAATCGGTACAGAAAGTGTCATCTGTATTAAAGCTGATGAAAG GGGTAAGATGATTCCTTCCGACCTTGAGAGGAGGATCATTGAAGCCAAGCAGAAG GGATACGTGCCGTTCTTTGTCAGCGCCACGGCCGGCACCACGGTTTATGGTGCCTTTGATCCTTTGATCGCTATAGCGGACATCTGTAAGAAGCATGATATCTGGATGCATGTGGAT GGAGCATGGGGCGGAAGTTTGCTAATGTCCCGGAAACACCGGTGGAAGCTGAATGGAGTCGAGAG GGCTAATTCTATGACCTGGAACCCTCATAAAATGATGGCTGTGCCCTTGCAGTGCTCTGCTCTGCTGGTTCGAGAGGAG GGACTGATGCAGAGCTGCAATCAGATGCAGGCCTGTTATCTGTTTCAGCAGGACAAGCACTATGATCTGTCCTACGACACAGGGGACAAGGCCCTGCAGTGCGGCCGCCATGTGGACATCTTCAAACTATGGCTAATGTGGAGAGCTAAG GGCACTATTGGTTTTGAGGCTCAGATTGACAAATGTCTGGAGCTTTCAGAATATCTCTACAACAAGATCAAGGACAGGGAAGGATATGAGATGGTGTTTGATGGAAAG CCTCAGCATACCAATGTGTGTTTCTGGTACCTTCCACCGGGTGTGCGCTACCTGGAGGACAAAGTGGAGAAAATGAAGCGTCTGCACAAG GTTGCCCCTGTAATCAAAGCCAGAATGATGGAGTATGGAACGACCATGGTGAGCTATCAGCCGCAAGGAGACAAGGTCAACTTCTTCCGTATGGTCATCTCCAACCCAGCCGCTACCTTTGAAGACATTGACTTCCTCATTGAAGAGATTGAGCGACTGGGACAGGATCTTTAA